A stretch of Planococcus citri chromosome 5, ihPlaCitr1.1, whole genome shotgun sequence DNA encodes these proteins:
- the LOC135846978 gene encoding uncharacterized protein LOC135846978 produces the protein MADFNFKIIQVTPADKQRIGAFLHVAYYPDDPVLNAMRVDEVDPGQDEHVLGIIDDGYSYAAVDDNGMILGVLLMGEVNRDCYSNRRKEMEKCSSEYFLKLLKFYETMELGAKILEVSQYDKGIEFHIAAVLPKARRKGILRALFQHGTEVAKNSGYKLVICTCASQFTANLCQSLQWSCVYCLPYIYFEQDGERVFKNPISPHLYTRIYTRYL, from the exons ATGGcagattttaatttcaaaattattcaagttaCTCCGGCTGATAAGCAAAGAATTGGCGCTTTTCTACACGTGGCTTACTATCCCGATGATCCTGTCTTGAATGCGATGCGTGTTGACGAAGTTGATCCCGGTCAAGACGAGCACGTACTTGGTATCATTGATGATGGATATTCGTACGCGGCTGTTGACGATAATGGAATGATTTTAGGAGTTCTGCTTATGGGAGAAGTTAATCGAGACTGTTACTCTAATCGAAGAAAAGAGATGGAAAAATGCTCGTCGGAGTATTTCTTGAAA CTTTTGAAATTCTACGAAACGATGGAACTAGGCGCCAAAATTCTCGAAGTTAGCCAATACGATAAAGGAATAGAATTTCATATCGCTGCAGTATTACCAAAGGCTCGAAGGAAAGGTATTCTAAGGGCTTTATTTCAACACGGTACCGAGGTGGCGAAAAATAGCGGTTATAAGCTCGTAATTTGTACTTGTGCTAGTCAATTTACCGCCAATTTGTGTCAATCTTTACAATGGAGTTGTGTGTATTGCCTACCTTATATTTATTTCGAGCAAGATGGAGAGAGAGTGTTCAAGAATCCGATATCGCCTCATTTGTATACTCGAATTTATACTCGGTATTTGTAA